Proteins encoded within one genomic window of Gadus macrocephalus chromosome 18, ASM3116895v1:
- the pnpo gene encoding pyridoxine-5'-phosphate oxidase — translation MTRIVRRSALGRICLFGKHLQPTKVFGQKISRQTLCTNSTMDLSNMRKKYKGDEECFEESQLAYLDPIKQFGDWFDNATKCPEIGEANAMCIATATKDGLPSARMVLLKGYSDEGFRFFSNYESRKGGELESNPHACLVFYWAPLNRQIRIEGTVERIPFESSCDYFHSRPKSSQIGAVVSRQSTPVPNRDFLRQKNAELEERFKDTEVPMPDYWGGYMVKPSMIEFWQGQTNRLHDRIVFTKPLNGEASAEGFQHRAEGGWVYQRLSP, via the exons ATGACGCGCATAGTCAGAAGATCAGCATTGGGCAGAATTTGCTTGTTTGGTAAGCATTTACAGCCCACGAAAGTGTTTGGTCAGAAGATATCTCGTCAGACTTTGTGTACAAATTCAACCATGGATCTCAGTAACATGAGGAAAAAATACAAGGGAGACGAAGAA tgCTTTGAGGAAAGTCAACTTGCCTACTTGGACCCCATTAAACAGTTTGGGGACTGGTTCGACAATGCCACAAAGTGCCCAGAGATTGGGGAGGCAAATGCAATGTGCATCGCTACTGCAACAAA AGATGGACTGCCGTCAGCCCGCATGGTGCTGCTGAAAGGCTACAGCGACGAGGGCTTCCGCTTCTTCTCCAACTACGAGAGTCGGAAGGGCGGAGAATTG GAAAGCAACCCGCATGCCTGCCTGGTCTTCTACTGGGCGCCACTCAACAGACAG ATTCGTATCGAGGGCACCGTAGAGCGCATCCCGTTCGAGAGCTCTTGTGACTACTTCCACTCCCGACCGAAGAGCAGCCAGATCGGAGCGGTCGTTAGCAGGCAGAGCACCCCGGTCCCCAACAGAGAC TTCCTCAGACAGAAAAATGCTGAACTAGAAGAAAGGTTTAAAGACACAGAGGTGCCAATGCCAGATTATTG GGGCGGCTACATGGTGAAGCCCAGCATGATTGAGTTCTGGCAGGGTCAGACCAACCGGCTCCACGACCGCATCGTCTTCACAAAGCCCCTCAACGGAGAGGCCTCTGCGGAGGGCTTTCAGCACAGGGCCGAGGGAGGCTGGGTGTACCAGCGGCTGTCCCCCTGA